In Cervus elaphus chromosome 5, mCerEla1.1, whole genome shotgun sequence, the following proteins share a genomic window:
- the WFIKKN2 gene encoding WAP, Kazal, immunoglobulin, Kunitz and NTR domain-containing protein 2 isoform X1 — MWALRGCRSWSLWGQGAALLLLLLGVPPQGLTLPPLRYSHAGICPNDMNPNLWVDAQSTCKRECQTDQECETYEKCCPNVCGTKSCVAARYMDVKGKKGPVGMPKEATCDHFMCLQQGSECDIWDGQPVCKCRDRCEKEPSFTCASDGLTYYNRCYMDAEACSKGITLAVVTCRYHFTWPNTSPSPPETTVHPTTASPETPGLDATAPALLNHPAHQSVTVGETVSFLCDVVGRPRPEITWEKQLEDRENVVMRPNHVRGNVVVTNIAQLVIYNAQPQDAGIYTCTARNAAGVLRADFPLSVVSGGQASATAESSPNGTAFPTAECLKPPDSDDCGEEQTRWYFDAQANNCLTFTFGHCHRNRNHFETYEACMLACMSGSLAVCSLPALQGPCKAYEPRWAYNSQTGQCQSFVYGGCEGNGNNFESREDCEESCPFPRGNQRCRACKPRQKLVTSFCRSDFVILGRISELTEEPDSGRALVTVDEVLKDEKMGLKFLGREPLEVTLLHMDWTCPCPSVTVGEMPLIIMGEVDGGMAMLRPDSFVGASSTRRARKLREVMHKKTCDVLKDFPGLQ, encoded by the exons ATGTGGGCCCTGCGGGGCTGCCGTTCCTGGTccctctgggggcagggggcagcccTGCTGTTACTGCTGCTTGGGGTGCCCCCTCAAGGCCTGACCCTGCCACCCCTCCGATACTCTCACGCTGGCATCTGTCCCAACGACATGAATCCCAACCTCTGGGTGGATGCCCAGAGCACCTGCAAGCGGGAATGTCAGACGGACCAG GAGTGTGAGACCTATGAGAAGTGCTGCCCCAACGTGTGTGGGACCAAGAGCTGTGTGGCGGCTCGCTACATGGATGTGAAGGGGAAGAAGGGCCCTGTGGGCATGCCCAAGGAGGCCACATGCGACCATTTCATGTGTCTGCAGCAGGGCTCTGAATGTGACATCTGGGATGGCCAGCCAGTGTGCAAATGCAGAGATCGCTGCGAGAAGGAGCCCAGTTTTACCTGCGCCTCCGATGGCCTCACCTACTATAACCGCTGCTACATGGACGCTGAAGCCTGCTCCAAGGGCATCACACTGGCTGTCGTCACCTGCCGCTATCACTTCACCTGGCCCAACACCAGCCCCTCGCCACCAGAGACCACTGTGCATCCCACCACGGCCTCCCCGGAGACCCCTGGGCTGGACGCCACGGCCCCAGCTCTGCTCAACCACCCTGCACACCAGTCAGTCACCGTGGGTGAGACAGTGAGCTTTCTTTGTGATGTGGTGGGCCGGCCGCGGCCCGAGATCACCTGGGAGAAGCAGCTGGAGGACCGGGAGAATGTGGTTATGAGACCCAACCATGTACGCGGCAATGTGGTGGTCACCAACATTGCCCAGCTGGTCATCTACAACGCCCAGCCCCAGGACGCTGGCATCTACACCTGCACGGCCCGCAACGCTGCTGGCGTCCTGCGTGCTGACTTCCCACTGTCGGTGGTCAGTGGGGGTCAGGCTTCAGCCACCGCAGAGAGTAGCCCCAATGGCACGGCCTTCCCCACAGCTGAGTGCCTGAAGCCCCCTGACAGTGATGATTGTGGTGAGGAGCAGACCCGCTGGTACTTTGACGCCCAAGCCAACAACTGCCTGACCTTCACCTTCGGCCATTGCCACCGCAACCGCAACCACTTTGAGACCTATGAGGCCTGCATGCTGGCCTGCATGAGTGGGTCGCTGGCCGTGTGCAGCCTGCCTGCCTTGCAGGGGCCCTGCAAGGCCTATGAGCCCCGCTGGGCCTACAACAGCCAGACGGGCCAGTGCCAGTCCTTTGTCTACGGTGGCTGCGAGGGCAATGGCAACAACTTTGAGAGCCGTGAGGACTGCGAGGAGTCCTGCCCCTTCCCTCGGGGGAACCAGCGCTGCCGGGCCTGCAAGCCAAGGCAGAAGCTCGTCACCAGCTTCTGTCGGAGTGACTTTGTTATCTTGGGCCGAATCTCTGAGCTGACCGAGGAGCCCGATTCAGGCCGTGCCCTGGTGACTGTGGACGAGGTTCTAAAGGATGAGAAGATGGGCCTCAAGTTCCTGGGCAGGGAGCCGCTGGAGGTCACTCTGCTCCACatggactggacctgcccttgccCCAGTGTGACAGTGGGCGAGATGCCACTCATCATCATGGGCGAGGTGGACGGCGGCATGGCCATGCTGCGGCCCGACAGCTTTGTGGGAGCCTCGAGCACCCGGCGGGCTCGGAAGCTGCGTGAGGTCATGCATAAGAAAACCTGCGATGTCCTCAAGGACTTCCCAGGCTTGCAGTGa
- the WFIKKN2 gene encoding WAP, Kazal, immunoglobulin, Kunitz and NTR domain-containing protein 2 isoform X2, producing the protein MDVKGKKGPVGMPKEATCDHFMCLQQGSECDIWDGQPVCKCRDRCEKEPSFTCASDGLTYYNRCYMDAEACSKGITLAVVTCRYHFTWPNTSPSPPETTVHPTTASPETPGLDATAPALLNHPAHQSVTVGETVSFLCDVVGRPRPEITWEKQLEDRENVVMRPNHVRGNVVVTNIAQLVIYNAQPQDAGIYTCTARNAAGVLRADFPLSVVSGGQASATAESSPNGTAFPTAECLKPPDSDDCGEEQTRWYFDAQANNCLTFTFGHCHRNRNHFETYEACMLACMSGSLAVCSLPALQGPCKAYEPRWAYNSQTGQCQSFVYGGCEGNGNNFESREDCEESCPFPRGNQRCRACKPRQKLVTSFCRSDFVILGRISELTEEPDSGRALVTVDEVLKDEKMGLKFLGREPLEVTLLHMDWTCPCPSVTVGEMPLIIMGEVDGGMAMLRPDSFVGASSTRRARKLREVMHKKTCDVLKDFPGLQ; encoded by the coding sequence ATGGATGTGAAGGGGAAGAAGGGCCCTGTGGGCATGCCCAAGGAGGCCACATGCGACCATTTCATGTGTCTGCAGCAGGGCTCTGAATGTGACATCTGGGATGGCCAGCCAGTGTGCAAATGCAGAGATCGCTGCGAGAAGGAGCCCAGTTTTACCTGCGCCTCCGATGGCCTCACCTACTATAACCGCTGCTACATGGACGCTGAAGCCTGCTCCAAGGGCATCACACTGGCTGTCGTCACCTGCCGCTATCACTTCACCTGGCCCAACACCAGCCCCTCGCCACCAGAGACCACTGTGCATCCCACCACGGCCTCCCCGGAGACCCCTGGGCTGGACGCCACGGCCCCAGCTCTGCTCAACCACCCTGCACACCAGTCAGTCACCGTGGGTGAGACAGTGAGCTTTCTTTGTGATGTGGTGGGCCGGCCGCGGCCCGAGATCACCTGGGAGAAGCAGCTGGAGGACCGGGAGAATGTGGTTATGAGACCCAACCATGTACGCGGCAATGTGGTGGTCACCAACATTGCCCAGCTGGTCATCTACAACGCCCAGCCCCAGGACGCTGGCATCTACACCTGCACGGCCCGCAACGCTGCTGGCGTCCTGCGTGCTGACTTCCCACTGTCGGTGGTCAGTGGGGGTCAGGCTTCAGCCACCGCAGAGAGTAGCCCCAATGGCACGGCCTTCCCCACAGCTGAGTGCCTGAAGCCCCCTGACAGTGATGATTGTGGTGAGGAGCAGACCCGCTGGTACTTTGACGCCCAAGCCAACAACTGCCTGACCTTCACCTTCGGCCATTGCCACCGCAACCGCAACCACTTTGAGACCTATGAGGCCTGCATGCTGGCCTGCATGAGTGGGTCGCTGGCCGTGTGCAGCCTGCCTGCCTTGCAGGGGCCCTGCAAGGCCTATGAGCCCCGCTGGGCCTACAACAGCCAGACGGGCCAGTGCCAGTCCTTTGTCTACGGTGGCTGCGAGGGCAATGGCAACAACTTTGAGAGCCGTGAGGACTGCGAGGAGTCCTGCCCCTTCCCTCGGGGGAACCAGCGCTGCCGGGCCTGCAAGCCAAGGCAGAAGCTCGTCACCAGCTTCTGTCGGAGTGACTTTGTTATCTTGGGCCGAATCTCTGAGCTGACCGAGGAGCCCGATTCAGGCCGTGCCCTGGTGACTGTGGACGAGGTTCTAAAGGATGAGAAGATGGGCCTCAAGTTCCTGGGCAGGGAGCCGCTGGAGGTCACTCTGCTCCACatggactggacctgcccttgccCCAGTGTGACAGTGGGCGAGATGCCACTCATCATCATGGGCGAGGTGGACGGCGGCATGGCCATGCTGCGGCCCGACAGCTTTGTGGGAGCCTCGAGCACCCGGCGGGCTCGGAAGCTGCGTGAGGTCATGCATAAGAAAACCTGCGATGTCCTCAAGGACTTCCCAGGCTTGCAGTGa